The Micromonospora krabiensis genome window below encodes:
- a CDS encoding metallophosphoesterase family protein, producing MPNRVAVLSDIHGVLPALEAVLAEPEVAAADRIVLTGDIAAGPQPVEVLDLLAGLGDRACWVRGNADRELVQARAGKPSPIDVSNWAAGELREDQAARLAALPLTVTLDVDGLGPVLFCHATPRDDEEVVLVDTRIERWAEVFADVPAEVRTVVCGHTHMPFARLVDRRLVVNPGSIGMPYGGPGAHWALLGPGVQLRRTDFDVDAACARVAAESTFPDAAGFADEYLRSRHSDTDALAVFAPRDGR from the coding sequence ATGCCGAACCGAGTCGCGGTCCTCTCCGACATCCATGGCGTACTGCCCGCGCTGGAGGCCGTCCTGGCCGAGCCGGAGGTGGCCGCCGCCGACCGGATCGTGCTCACCGGCGACATCGCCGCCGGCCCGCAGCCGGTGGAGGTGCTGGACCTGCTCGCCGGTCTCGGCGACCGCGCCTGCTGGGTCCGGGGCAACGCCGACCGGGAGTTGGTGCAGGCACGGGCCGGGAAGCCCTCCCCGATCGACGTGTCGAACTGGGCCGCCGGTGAGCTCCGCGAGGACCAGGCGGCCCGGCTCGCGGCGCTGCCCCTGACGGTGACCCTGGACGTCGACGGGCTCGGCCCGGTGCTCTTCTGCCACGCCACCCCCCGCGACGACGAGGAGGTCGTGCTGGTCGACACCCGGATCGAACGCTGGGCCGAGGTCTTCGCCGACGTCCCCGCCGAGGTACGCACGGTCGTCTGCGGGCACACCCACATGCCCTTCGCCCGGCTGGTCGACCGGCGCCTGGTGGTCAATCCCGGCAGCATCGGCATGCCGTACGGCGGCCCGGGCGCACACTGGGCACTGCTCGGCCCCGGTGTGCAGCTGCGCCGCACCGACTTCGACGTGGACGCGGCCTGCGCCCGGGTGGCCGCCGAGTCGACCTTCCCCGACGCGGCCGGGTTCGCCGACGAGTACCTCCGCTCCCGCCACAGCGACACCGACGCCCTCGCCGTCTTCGCACCCCGCGACGGCCGCTGA